The following proteins come from a genomic window of Nitrosopumilus sp.:
- a CDS encoding DEAD/DEAH box helicase gives MTKFTELGLKDEILKGIKELGFEEAFPIQEAVIPVLLSGRDVVGQAHTGSGKTAAFALSMLQEIQPKNGIQGLIMAPTRELAMQISDEIKKFGKFTGIKVATVYGGQGMGIQLDALHRGVEIVVATPGRLIDHLKRGSIELRDITHIVLDEADTMLDMGFVDDISFILDLAPEDRVMSLFSATMPTEILRLSEEYLKNPKQFLLDADDLSGEGIDQSFLVIKDRDKFKYLIDFIKQTKGQSIVFCSTKYRTRDVAKFLHQEKYNAVAIEGDMSQHRREQSMGKFRSGKADILVATDVASRGIDVPRVELVVNYDVPNQEMAYFHRIGRTARAGALGKAITFVSYSSVGDWNLIKRQIKVPIRDLNQEMGIQISIPDPLKRQTPSRRYGGQSRSNYSRGGRSGGYGRSDRSRNPRDDRGGRKRYGDNDNKNSYGGRSRW, from the coding sequence ATGACAAAATTTACAGAATTAGGATTAAAAGATGAGATACTGAAAGGGATTAAGGAGCTTGGGTTCGAGGAAGCATTTCCAATTCAAGAAGCAGTTATTCCAGTACTTCTTTCAGGAAGAGATGTTGTAGGACAAGCACATACAGGATCAGGAAAAACTGCAGCGTTTGCATTATCAATGTTACAAGAGATTCAGCCAAAAAACGGCATTCAGGGATTGATTATGGCGCCTACAAGAGAACTTGCAATGCAAATTAGTGATGAAATTAAAAAATTTGGGAAATTCACGGGAATTAAAGTAGCAACAGTCTATGGAGGTCAAGGAATGGGAATACAGCTAGATGCTCTTCACAGAGGGGTGGAAATTGTCGTAGCCACTCCAGGTAGACTAATTGATCATCTCAAGAGAGGATCAATTGAACTCCGAGATATCACCCATATTGTCCTAGATGAGGCTGACACAATGCTCGATATGGGTTTCGTTGACGATATTTCATTTATTTTAGATTTAGCTCCAGAAGATAGAGTGATGTCATTGTTTTCAGCAACAATGCCTACCGAGATTTTAAGACTGTCTGAAGAATATCTAAAGAACCCAAAACAATTCTTATTGGATGCAGATGATCTTAGTGGAGAAGGAATTGATCAGTCATTTTTAGTAATTAAAGACCGAGATAAATTCAAGTATCTAATTGATTTTATCAAACAAACAAAAGGCCAATCTATTGTATTTTGTTCAACAAAATATAGAACAAGGGACGTGGCAAAGTTTCTCCATCAAGAAAAATACAATGCCGTAGCAATTGAAGGAGACATGTCACAACATAGAAGAGAGCAATCCATGGGCAAATTCAGAAGTGGAAAAGCAGACATTCTGGTTGCAACAGATGTAGCATCAAGAGGAATTGATGTTCCAAGAGTAGAATTGGTTGTAAATTATGATGTGCCAAATCAAGAGATGGCTTATTTCCACAGAATTGGAAGAACAGCAAGAGCAGGTGCATTAGGTAAAGCAATCACATTTGTTTCATATTCATCAGTAGGAGATTGGAATCTAATCAAACGTCAAATCAAAGTTCCTATTAGAGATTTAAACCAAGAAATGGGAATCCAAATATCCATTCCAGATCCTCTAAAAAGACAAACTCCTTCAAGAAGATATGGCGGTCAATCAAGATCTAATTATTCTAGAGGAGGGCGTTCTGGAGGATACGGAAGATCGGATAGAAGTAGAAACCCCAGAGATGACAGAGGCGGGAGAAAACGATACGGCGATAATGATAACAAAAATAGCTACGGCGGACGTAGTAGATGGTAA
- a CDS encoding DUF4377 domain-containing protein — translation MKLIWFVIPLVLFGIVGMQSSFAEEVGMGSDSTISQQKLKTMVEDWMSNPDEDDTNQRLEIMKAYYTFEEEGQKLSNDQDGLVLMNQIRKMVSLDIPKADLDQLREQVRIELGLTAPYTTKIFYIGPNLVDCVGVGPQKCMQVREDENSSWEYFYDSIKGFDFVEGKSYKISVKVTDVENPPADASDKKYDLIEILETKSYSRHIPYNDTCAPGFVSLGEICVLNDRCGPGAYPGKVCVMDGVKQPYLRPAQQGNAGIAAYDVICAEGLNLVFKSHDGSPACVSPDSAKNLEERGWQTKYPNFACTLEYAPVCGVDGQTYGNKCMINSNHVAIKHVGECTDMVEETKGIFEKTLDYTTHPPVIDEQKGYFVTEIADDVYWLVGSGYQTMFVITDEGVVVIDAPQPIGERYLDAVKDVTSKPITHMIYSHHHSDHTGAAGQIFPTDITYIAHKDAADALVSDNDPNKPLPTKILEGKTNTLEIGGKTFEFHNIGDFHSKGNLLILLPEYKIAMLVDLFRPAESPYRAFGMTPDIELYLEAHDVLQTFDFDVLVSGHTNLLATKDHVITNKQFTQSVMDNAQAALDSGEPEPLKICTTTTTQQWEGKLGNLDTFMTDHCNAMIEYLESQ, via the coding sequence ATGAAACTAATTTGGTTTGTAATTCCTTTGGTATTATTTGGAATTGTAGGAATGCAGAGTTCCTTTGCTGAAGAGGTTGGTATGGGGTCAGATTCTACAATATCTCAGCAGAAGCTAAAAACAATGGTTGAGGATTGGATGTCCAATCCAGATGAGGATGACACAAACCAACGTCTAGAAATCATGAAGGCATATTATACATTTGAGGAAGAAGGGCAGAAATTATCCAATGATCAAGACGGACTGGTCTTGATGAACCAGATTAGAAAAATGGTTAGTCTAGACATACCAAAAGCAGATCTTGATCAATTAAGGGAGCAAGTAAGAATAGAACTGGGATTGACGGCACCATATACAACTAAAATTTTCTACATTGGTCCAAACCTGGTTGATTGTGTTGGAGTTGGTCCTCAAAAATGTATGCAAGTTCGTGAAGATGAAAATTCTAGTTGGGAGTACTTTTATGATTCCATTAAAGGATTTGATTTTGTTGAAGGAAAATCTTACAAAATTTCAGTTAAAGTAACTGATGTTGAAAATCCTCCTGCTGATGCATCAGATAAAAAATATGATCTAATAGAGATTCTTGAAACAAAATCTTATTCTAGACATATTCCATATAACGATACTTGTGCACCTGGATTCGTTTCTCTTGGAGAAATCTGTGTTCTAAATGATAGATGCGGTCCTGGAGCTTATCCAGGAAAAGTATGTGTCATGGATGGAGTCAAGCAACCATATCTTAGACCTGCTCAGCAAGGAAATGCTGGAATTGCAGCTTATGATGTAATATGTGCAGAAGGATTGAATCTAGTTTTCAAATCACATGACGGTTCACCTGCATGTGTGAGTCCTGATTCTGCCAAGAATCTTGAAGAACGTGGATGGCAAACAAAATATCCTAATTTTGCATGCACTTTGGAATATGCTCCAGTATGTGGAGTTGATGGACAAACTTATGGCAACAAATGCATGATTAACTCAAATCATGTTGCTATAAAACATGTAGGCGAATGTACTGATATGGTTGAAGAAACAAAAGGAATATTTGAAAAGACCTTAGACTACACCACTCATCCTCCTGTCATTGACGAGCAAAAAGGATATTTTGTCACAGAAATTGCAGATGATGTCTATTGGTTGGTTGGAAGTGGTTACCAGACGATGTTTGTAATTACTGATGAAGGTGTTGTTGTAATTGATGCACCACAACCTATTGGAGAAAGATACCTTGATGCAGTAAAAGATGTAACATCCAAACCAATCACTCATATGATTTACTCGCACCATCATTCTGATCATACAGGTGCTGCAGGGCAGATATTTCCTACTGATATTACATACATTGCACATAAAGACGCAGCAGATGCTTTAGTGTCTGACAATGATCCTAACAAACCACTTCCAACTAAAATCCTTGAAGGAAAAACCAATACTCTGGAAATAGGCGGTAAGACTTTTGAGTTTCACAACATTGGCGATTTTCATTCTAAAGGTAACTTGCTGATACTTCTTCCAGAATACAAGATTGCAATGCTAGTTGATTTGTTTCGTCCCGCCGAATCACCATATCGTGCATTTGGAATGACACCTGACATTGAATTATATCTGGAGGCTCATGATGTTTTGCAAACCTTTGATTTTGATGTACTTGTTTCAGGCCACACAAATCTTCTTGCCACAAAAGATCATGTCATAACAAACAAGCAGTTCACACAAAGTGTTATGGACAATGCACAAGCTGCATTAGATTCTGGAGAACCAGAACCATTGAAGATTTGCACCACAACTACTACACAACAGTGGGAGGGAAAGCTAGGGAATCTTGATACGTTTATGACTGATCACTGCAATGCTATGATAGAGTATCTTGAATCTCAATGA
- a CDS encoding thioredoxin domain-containing protein has translation MVENNLIHETSPYLLQHAHNPVDWYGWNETALKKAKDENKPIFLSIGYSSCHWCHVMAHESFENEDVAKFMNENFVNIKVDREERPDIDDIYQKVCQIATGQGGWPLSIFLTPDQKPFYVGTYFPVLDSYGRPGFGSICRQLSQAWKENPKDIEKSAERFLDALQKTETVAVSTKLERVILDEAAMNLFQIGDPTFGGFGSAPKFPNAANISFMFRYAKLSGLSKFNEFALKTLRKMAKGGIFDQIGGGFSRYSTDAKWLVPHFEKMLYDNALIPVNYAEAYQITKDPFYLDVMQKTLDFVLRDMTSPEGGFYSAYDADSEGIEGKFYVWKKSEIKEILGDDADLFCLYFDVTDGGNWEGNNILCNNLNLSTVAFNFGITEQKAQEIINSCSEKLLKVRSTRVSPGLDDKILVSWNSLMITAFAKGYRITNDTRYLNAAKNCISFIENNLFEGDKLLRTYKNGSAKIDGYLEDYSYFVNALLDVFEIEPEKKYLELALKLGNHLVDHFWDSNTNSFFMTSDNHEKLIIRPKSNYDLSLPSGNSVSAFAMLRLYHFSQTQNFLDVSTKIMESQAQMAAENPFGFGYLLNTIFCYLQKPLEITIINTENSNICNTIFTTYLPNSFIVTIHNSPQLDDLSKYPFFAGKTFQDKTRVFVCKDFTCSLPLQSIDEINSHL, from the coding sequence GTGGTAGAAAACAATCTCATTCATGAAACCAGTCCCTATCTTCTTCAGCATGCGCATAACCCTGTAGACTGGTATGGGTGGAATGAAACTGCATTAAAAAAAGCAAAAGATGAAAACAAACCCATCTTTCTTAGTATAGGATATAGCTCGTGTCATTGGTGTCATGTAATGGCTCATGAATCATTTGAAAATGAGGATGTCGCAAAATTCATGAATGAAAATTTTGTTAACATAAAGGTTGATCGTGAAGAACGACCTGACATTGATGATATTTATCAAAAAGTCTGTCAGATAGCAACAGGACAAGGCGGTTGGCCATTGAGTATTTTTCTTACACCTGATCAAAAACCATTCTATGTGGGTACTTATTTTCCTGTTTTGGATTCTTATGGACGTCCAGGTTTTGGAAGTATCTGCAGACAACTCTCACAAGCATGGAAAGAAAACCCAAAGGACATTGAAAAATCTGCTGAGAGATTTCTTGATGCTTTACAAAAAACAGAGACTGTTGCAGTTTCGACGAAATTAGAACGTGTAATTCTTGATGAGGCTGCCATGAATTTATTCCAAATTGGCGATCCAACTTTTGGCGGATTTGGTTCCGCACCTAAATTTCCCAACGCTGCTAACATTTCCTTTATGTTTCGTTATGCAAAACTGTCTGGCCTCTCAAAATTCAACGAATTTGCACTCAAGACTCTCAGGAAAATGGCAAAGGGTGGGATTTTTGATCAGATAGGTGGCGGATTTTCCAGGTATTCTACTGATGCAAAATGGTTGGTTCCTCATTTTGAAAAGATGCTGTATGATAATGCGTTGATTCCTGTTAATTATGCTGAGGCATATCAAATCACAAAAGATCCTTTTTATCTTGATGTGATGCAAAAGACACTGGATTTTGTTTTACGTGATATGACTTCTCCTGAAGGCGGATTTTATTCTGCATATGATGCCGATTCTGAAGGTATCGAAGGAAAATTTTACGTCTGGAAAAAAAGTGAGATTAAAGAAATTCTAGGTGATGATGCTGATCTGTTTTGTCTTTACTTTGATGTTACTGATGGTGGAAATTGGGAAGGAAACAATATTTTATGTAACAATCTTAATCTCTCAACTGTAGCATTTAATTTCGGAATTACGGAACAAAAGGCTCAAGAAATTATTAATTCTTGTTCTGAAAAATTACTCAAAGTTCGTTCTACAAGAGTCTCTCCTGGTTTGGATGATAAAATCCTAGTCTCATGGAATTCTTTGATGATCACTGCATTTGCAAAAGGCTACCGTATTACAAATGATACAAGATATTTGAATGCTGCAAAAAACTGTATCTCTTTTATTGAAAACAATCTTTTTGAGGGTGATAAATTACTGCGAACTTACAAAAACGGCTCTGCCAAAATTGACGGATATCTTGAAGACTATTCTTATTTTGTCAATGCATTACTAGATGTATTTGAGATTGAACCTGAAAAGAAATATCTCGAACTGGCACTAAAATTAGGCAATCATTTGGTGGATCATTTTTGGGATTCAAATACTAACAGCTTCTTTATGACCTCTGATAATCATGAAAAACTAATCATTCGACCAAAGAGTAATTATGATTTATCTTTGCCTTCTGGAAATTCTGTTTCTGCCTTTGCGATGCTAAGATTATATCATTTCTCCCAAACGCAAAACTTCCTTGATGTTTCTACAAAAATTATGGAATCTCAGGCCCAGATGGCTGCAGAAAACCCTTTTGGATTTGGATATTTACTCAATACCATTTTTTGTTATCTGCAAAAACCACTTGAAATTACTATTATCAATACGGAAAATTCGAATATATGCAATACCATTTTTACCACTTATTTGCCTAATTCCTTTATTGTGACGATTCACAATTCTCCTCAATTAGATGACCTTTCCAAATATCCTTTCTTTGCTGGAAAAACTTTCCAAGATAAAACCAGAGTTTTTGTATGCAAGGATTTTACTTGTTCTTTACCATTACAGTCCATTGATGAAATAAATTCACATCTTTAG
- a CDS encoding DsbA family protein yields the protein MSSNDSELNENSKNIAVKKSTFNLLIIGLIATVGIAAFFAGSYVSNFNQITDEELEEAIAKLELKVLQNQLPTKQPSQQVKISADNDPIIGNPDAPITIIEFSDFQCPFCARFHTQTLPLILEQYIEQGKVKLVFRDFPIQSIHPNALPASVAAECANEQGKFREMHDMLFDNQNQWNKQETVDALALFSNYAMEIQLNQEIFDSCLTSGKYIEEIRKDLDDGRDYGVSGTPGFFVGNEKIGFVELKGAQPFDSFKKIIDAQLDA from the coding sequence ATGAGCTCTAATGATTCAGAACTTAACGAAAATAGCAAAAACATTGCAGTAAAAAAATCAACATTTAATCTGTTAATTATTGGGTTAATTGCCACAGTAGGGATAGCAGCATTTTTTGCTGGGTCTTATGTTTCCAACTTTAATCAAATTACAGATGAAGAACTTGAAGAGGCAATTGCAAAATTAGAATTAAAAGTATTGCAAAATCAATTACCAACAAAACAACCTTCCCAACAGGTAAAAATTTCAGCAGATAATGATCCAATTATTGGAAATCCAGATGCGCCAATTACTATAATTGAATTTTCAGATTTTCAATGTCCATTTTGTGCAAGATTCCACACTCAGACACTCCCATTAATTCTTGAGCAATATATTGAACAAGGTAAAGTCAAACTGGTTTTCAGAGATTTCCCCATACAGAGCATTCACCCAAATGCGTTACCTGCATCTGTTGCTGCAGAATGTGCAAATGAGCAAGGAAAATTCAGAGAAATGCACGACATGTTATTTGATAATCAAAATCAATGGAACAAACAAGAAACTGTAGATGCACTTGCTTTGTTCAGTAATTATGCAATGGAAATTCAATTAAATCAAGAAATATTTGATTCATGTCTCACTAGTGGCAAGTATATCGAAGAGATCAGAAAAGATCTTGATGACGGAAGAGATTATGGAGTTTCAGGTACGCCTGGATTTTTTGTTGGAAATGAAAAAATTGGATTTGTGGAACTAAAAGGAGCACAACCATTTGATAGTTTTAAAAAAATTATTGATGCTCAATTAGATGCATAG
- a CDS encoding Lrp/AsnC ligand binding domain-containing protein, whose amino-acid sequence MHKGFILLNCDLGAEEYIVDELKQMQDVNNAYLTFGAYDVVAEVQTENQDEFERVIAAIRKLSRVVSTMTLNVIKPE is encoded by the coding sequence ATGCACAAAGGATTCATTTTACTAAATTGTGATCTTGGCGCCGAAGAGTACATCGTAGACGAATTAAAACAAATGCAAGACGTCAATAATGCATATCTTACTTTTGGTGCATATGACGTGGTTGCAGAAGTGCAAACAGAGAATCAGGATGAATTTGAAAGAGTTATTGCAGCGATTAGAAAGTTATCCAGAGTTGTCAGCACCATGACGCTAAATGTAATAAAACCCGAATAG
- a CDS encoding YnfA family protein, with the protein MGEQSKNFFISILLFFLAGLCEIGGGYLVWLWLREDFGFVLGAVGGFVLFLYAIVPTFQKTHFHRVYAAYGGVFIVMSLFWGWLIDGVTPDNYDIIGTIIAVIGVLIIFYYPRKGERIWSK; encoded by the coding sequence ATGGGAGAACAGTCAAAGAATTTTTTCATTTCGATTCTCTTATTTTTCTTAGCTGGTTTATGTGAGATTGGTGGAGGATACCTAGTTTGGCTTTGGCTACGTGAAGATTTTGGTTTTGTGTTAGGTGCAGTTGGCGGCTTTGTGTTATTTTTGTACGCAATAGTTCCAACATTTCAGAAGACCCATTTTCATAGAGTGTATGCAGCTTATGGCGGTGTCTTCATCGTAATGTCATTGTTTTGGGGATGGTTAATTGATGGAGTGACTCCAGACAACTATGACATCATTGGAACAATAATTGCAGTTATTGGAGTCTTGATAATCTTTTACTATCCAAGAAAAGGAGAGAGAATTTGGTCGAAGTAG
- a CDS encoding FxLYD domain-containing protein has translation MEKFFIVVFLFVGLIPAVFGEAFIENDQQFIGDDKSLHVVGEITNNLKVPLNQISVLITLLDEDKNPIAVREADSLVNTIMPGMKGPFELILTSNDAKNTESYSIELDYELSPPKNQVIDITESKLSTDNHNNLMITGMVMNKGDITANTVAIIATLYDIEGKVAAVSKVHPEPDYLGVNDNAFFLVTIPDKIQNNQIKEYTLVAESEEYAAVPEFPIGTLVVLVLTLSTYIGITRYSGRIITNLISVTNPK, from the coding sequence GTGGAGAAATTTTTCATAGTTGTGTTTCTTTTTGTAGGATTAATTCCAGCTGTATTTGGTGAGGCGTTTATTGAAAACGATCAACAATTCATCGGAGATGATAAATCACTGCACGTGGTAGGTGAAATTACAAATAATCTAAAAGTCCCATTAAACCAAATCAGTGTTCTAATTACACTGCTTGATGAAGACAAAAATCCAATCGCCGTTAGGGAGGCAGATTCATTGGTAAATACAATTATGCCAGGAATGAAAGGCCCATTTGAATTGATATTGACAAGTAATGATGCAAAAAACACAGAATCGTATTCAATAGAATTGGATTATGAGCTAAGCCCACCAAAAAATCAAGTGATAGACATTACTGAATCAAAATTGTCAACGGATAATCACAATAATTTGATGATAACAGGAATGGTCATGAACAAAGGAGACATTACAGCAAATACAGTAGCAATTATTGCAACATTATATGATATTGAAGGAAAAGTTGCGGCAGTATCAAAAGTCCATCCAGAGCCAGATTATTTAGGAGTAAATGATAATGCCTTCTTTTTAGTTACAATTCCAGATAAAATACAAAACAATCAGATCAAAGAATACACGTTGGTTGCAGAATCAGAAGAATATGCTGCAGTTCCAGAATTCCCTATTGGAACACTGGTAGTACTCGTGTTAACATTATCCACATATATTGGAATTACAAGATATTCGGGCAGAATTATAACAAACCTGATTTCTGTAACAAATCCAAAGTAG
- a CDS encoding alcohol dehydrogenase catalytic domain-containing protein: MEKMRAMVLSECAKIETNPLKLTEIDRHEIQRSNEILLKIEACGVCHSQLHGIEGDWKDIGIPPTLPTVPGHELVGKVIQIGDAVTKFKVGDRAGITPLLEACKECQYCKEGKEYLCESSIITGESFKGGYTEYITVTEDFATKVPQHMKPEYAAPLFCAGITAYKAVKAAEPKSHKKIGIFGIGGVGHMAVQFAKVENCDVIAFSRTQKHLDVAKRLGAIDAMTFSENQEEFLNKLKNKHGMLDAAIVFAPSDIATDTAIKSVKKGGLIVIATVGKNPSFMAFEEKTIRGTLIGSTKDMEQVIKICDENNIEVISQVFPLESANKVLKKLKDSEIEARAVLIP; encoded by the coding sequence ATGGAAAAAATGCGTGCGATGGTGCTTTCTGAATGTGCCAAAATTGAGACGAATCCATTGAAATTAACAGAAATTGATAGACATGAAATTCAAAGATCAAATGAAATATTATTAAAAATCGAAGCTTGTGGAGTTTGCCATTCACAGCTTCATGGCATAGAGGGAGACTGGAAAGATATTGGAATTCCGCCAACTCTTCCTACAGTTCCAGGTCATGAACTTGTGGGAAAAGTAATTCAAATTGGAGATGCCGTAACCAAATTCAAAGTTGGGGATAGAGCAGGCATAACCCCACTTTTAGAAGCATGTAAAGAATGTCAATATTGTAAAGAAGGAAAAGAGTATCTTTGCGAATCATCAATAATTACAGGTGAATCTTTCAAAGGAGGATATACAGAATACATCACAGTTACAGAAGATTTTGCAACCAAAGTTCCCCAACATATGAAACCAGAGTATGCGGCACCGTTGTTTTGTGCCGGCATCACAGCATACAAAGCAGTAAAAGCTGCAGAACCAAAATCACATAAAAAAATTGGAATTTTTGGAATTGGAGGGGTTGGTCATATGGCAGTACAATTTGCCAAAGTCGAAAATTGCGACGTAATTGCATTTTCAAGAACTCAAAAACATCTTGATGTGGCAAAGAGACTAGGGGCAATTGATGCAATGACATTTTCTGAGAATCAAGAAGAATTTTTGAATAAACTAAAAAATAAACACGGAATGCTAGATGCGGCCATAGTTTTTGCGCCATCCGATATTGCTACAGATACTGCAATTAAATCAGTAAAGAAAGGAGGACTCATTGTTATTGCAACAGTAGGGAAAAATCCTTCATTTATGGCATTTGAAGAAAAAACAATCAGGGGAACTTTGATAGGATCGACAAAAGACATGGAACAAGTAATTAAGATATGTGATGAAAATAATATCGAGGTAATATCTCAAGTCTTTCCACTTGAAAGTGCAAACAAAGTACTCAAAAAGCTAAAAGATTCCGAAATTGAAGCCAGGGCAGTCTTGATACCTTGA
- a CDS encoding YnfA family protein: MVEVALTAGIFFFAALLEIGGGYLVWKWLHDHKGKVLGLIGGLILFSYGIVMTLQPADFGKVYATYGGIFVVSSIIWGYWIDKKKPDRFEIIGSAVVLIGVAIMFYWPR, from the coding sequence TTGGTCGAAGTAGCGTTAACTGCAGGTATTTTCTTTTTTGCTGCACTGTTAGAGATTGGTGGAGGATATCTTGTATGGAAGTGGTTGCATGATCATAAAGGAAAAGTTTTGGGTTTGATTGGAGGATTGATTTTATTTTCTTACGGAATTGTAATGACGCTGCAGCCTGCAGACTTTGGAAAAGTGTATGCTACGTATGGAGGAATCTTTGTCGTATCATCGATAATTTGGGGCTATTGGATTGACAAGAAAAAACCAGACAGATTTGAGATCATAGGTTCAGCAGTTGTCCTGATTGGAGTTGCAATCATGTTTTACTGGCCACGTTAA
- a CDS encoding arginine decarboxylase, pyruvoyl-dependent, producing the protein MLDLVAKKLFLTKGKGVHEDRLTSFEYALRDAGIAGTNLVLISSIFPPKAKLISRKEGLKQISPGQILFTIYSKNQTREPHRMCAASVGIALPKDNSRYGYLSEYESFGQNETQAGDYAEDIAAQMLASSLGIPFDVDKNWDEKRQQWSISGKIYNTKNITQSTKGDKDGKWTTVFAAAVLLL; encoded by the coding sequence ATGCTTGATTTAGTTGCAAAGAAATTATTTCTCACAAAAGGAAAAGGAGTTCATGAAGACCGACTAACAAGTTTTGAATATGCCCTTAGAGATGCAGGGATTGCAGGAACCAATCTGGTATTGATTTCTAGTATTTTTCCACCCAAAGCAAAACTAATCTCACGAAAAGAAGGCCTTAAACAAATTAGTCCTGGACAGATACTGTTTACAATTTATTCAAAGAATCAGACTCGTGAGCCACATAGAATGTGCGCCGCTTCTGTAGGTATTGCATTGCCTAAGGATAACAGCAGATATGGTTATCTGTCTGAATACGAATCATTTGGTCAAAATGAGACACAGGCAGGTGATTATGCAGAAGATATTGCAGCGCAAATGTTGGCCTCTTCTTTAGGTATTCCTTTTGACGTTGACAAAAACTGGGATGAAAAAAGACAACAGTGGTCAATTTCAGGCAAAATCTACAACACAAAAAATATCACACAATCCACAAAAGGCGATAAAGATGGAAAATGGACTACTGTTTTTGCCGCAGCTGTTCTCTTGCTGTAA